The following is a genomic window from Bacteroidales bacterium.
TTCCGGATTGCAGCACCATTTGCATGCAAGAGGACAGCCTTTGTAGAAGATCATTGTACGGATACCCTGTCCGTCGTGGGTCGAAAACCGCTGAATATTGAAGATCATGTACCAAAGATACAAATCTTCATATTAAATACAAAATAATTTCATATAAAAGCATATTATACTTCATATGAAACATAATTAAGAATTAACCACAAAGACACAAAGGTTTTTCACAAAGGGCACAAAGTGATTGATATAAAAGAAATGATCTTTGTGCTCTCTAAAGATACTTTGTGTGCTCTGTGGTTAATGGATTTCAGCTATGTTTATGCAGATCATGCCGATGCCAGTGAATCCCTGTTCGCATAGATCTTGGATACTGCATTTACGATATCATCCATATCAGCCTGGCTGCCGAGCAGCATGCTCTGGGTTATGGTAACAGCCTGATCGCAAAGCTGGTCATTGCCCGGAAGAATATTCTCCTCGCGCCACTGTTTCAGTCGCGATTCAGAGAAAAGCCTCTTATATCCCCGCGAGTTAAATGCCTCCTCCATCAGACCATCCCTGTTCTGTTTTCCATAGCCACTGCTGCAGGGGATGCCTTCTGCATTTAAGGCCCTTATGAATCTCTCTTTAGGAACATTATTAAATTCTTCCTTAATATATCTGAAAGGATACAGATGATAGACAGCCCTTGTGGCTCCCTCTGCAAGTTTGTAAGGAATTATACCGGGGATCTCTTTCAGTTTCTTATCGAGGTAAAGAGCATTAGCCAGACGGATATCATTATCTTTTTCAATACGTTTCATCTGTGACAGAAGAATCAGAGCCTGCGACTGCTGCATCCTGTAGTTTTGTCCGCGGTAGGGATAACCCGGACCAGGTTTCATTGTTCCGGTTGGACGGCCGCAATTATGATAGGCATGGCAGCGATCTATGAGTTCATCGCTGTTACCAAGAATGGCACCACCCTCACCTGCTGCCAGATGCTTTGAATTCTGGAAGCTGAAACAGCCAAGGTCACCCAGAGTGCCAGTACGTTTCCCGCGATATTCAGCCAACCAGGCCTGGCAGGCATCCTCAACAACTTTGAGGTTTCTCGCCCTGGCAACCTTATTTACACCGTCCATATCAACAGGCAGTCCGTAAATATGAACTGGTAATATTGCAACCGTGCGGTCTGTTATCCGTTCCTCTATCTTCTTCGGATTTATGAGGAATGTCTCGTGGTCAGAATCCACAAACACAGGCAGTGCCTTGTGGGCAAATATTGCATTATAGGTAGCTATAAACGTATATGGTGAAACCAAAACCTCATCGCCGGCATCAACACCGACCACATCGAGAGCAGTAATAAGGGCAGTTGTACCGCTTGCAGTTGCAAGGCAGCGTTTTGCCCCCATCAGTTCGGCATATTTCTTTTCAAACTCAGCAACAAATTCTCCATTACCACGCCACCATCTGCCTGAGCGGAACATCTCAATAATGCCCTGTTCGGCCGACATATCCCATTCGGGCCATTTCGGCCATGCACCACGATGGACCTTCTCTCCACCGTTAATTGCCAGCTTCGCCTGCTGCTGGCTGGGACCAATACTAAACGCTTTGAACGGATTGAGAATCATTGATCCAACAAAACCTGCTGATGTGGTTCTGATGATCTGGCGGCGTGAGATTTTGGGGGTTGGCATATGACGAGGAATATTGTTAATAAATCAAATATCATGAATCCTGATAATAAATGCACGATTATGAAGATACATTTTTATCGCCTTTCCAATTA
Proteins encoded in this region:
- a CDS encoding DegT/DnrJ/EryC1/StrS family aminotransferase, translating into MPTPKISRRQIIRTTSAGFVGSMILNPFKAFSIGPSQQQAKLAINGGEKVHRGAWPKWPEWDMSAEQGIIEMFRSGRWWRGNGEFVAEFEKKYAELMGAKRCLATASGTTALITALDVVGVDAGDEVLVSPYTFIATYNAIFAHKALPVFVDSDHETFLINPKKIEERITDRTVAILPVHIYGLPVDMDGVNKVARARNLKVVEDACQAWLAEYRGKRTGTLGDLGCFSFQNSKHLAAGEGGAILGNSDELIDRCHAYHNCGRPTGTMKPGPGYPYRGQNYRMQQSQALILLSQMKRIEKDNDIRLANALYLDKKLKEIPGIIPYKLAEGATRAVYHLYPFRYIKEEFNNVPKERFIRALNAEGIPCSSGYGKQNRDGLMEEAFNSRGYKRLFSESRLKQWREENILPGNDQLCDQAVTITQSMLLGSQADMDDIVNAVSKIYANRDSLASA